A genomic segment from Thamnophis elegans isolate rThaEle1 chromosome 3, rThaEle1.pri, whole genome shotgun sequence encodes:
- the ELAC1 gene encoding zinc phosphodiesterase ELAC protein 1, whose product MSMDVTFLGTGAAYPSPTRGASATVIRFEGECWLFDCGEGTQTQFMKSNLKAGKITKIFITHLHGDHFFGLPGLLCTISLQCSPDANKLPVNIYGPLGLKDFLQRTMALSRSQLVFPYVVHELVPTPNQCPEEEWSDVFSEKRDEGSCPEPPGDVICLNPADDSYFLVDDGSVVMKAFRLFHRIPSFGFLVEEKPRTGKLNAQKLKELGIPPGPLYGKLKEGVPITLENGTIVSPMDVLESPFPGRKICVLGDCSGVVGDGVTSLCSEADILIHEATLDDSQMEKAKERGHSTPKMAAEFAKLCKARKLVLSHFSQRYKPANQRGEGDADVTELKKQAEMVMNGEEVVLAEDFMTISVPVKKTK is encoded by the exons ATGTCCATGGATGTAACCTTTCTGGGCACGGGGGCTGCGTATCCATCTCCAACGAGGGGGGCCTCGGCTACGGTAATCCGTTTTGAAGGAGAATGCTGGCTGTTTGATTGTGGCGAGGGAACGCAGACGCAATTTATGAAAAGTAATCTGAAAGCAG GAAAGATTACCAAGATTTTCATAACTCACCTGCACGGGGACCACTTCTTTGGCCTTCCTGGACTGTTGTGTACAATCAGCCTGCAGTGTAGTCCAGACGCCAACAAGCTGCCGGTGAATATTTATGGACCCCTTGGGCTAAAGGATTTTCTCCAGAGGACCATGGCGCTTTCCCGTTCCCAGCTGGTTTTCCCTTACGTGGTCCATGAACTGGTTCCCACACCCAACCAGTGCCCCGAAGAAGAATGGAGTGACGTGTTTTCCGAGAAGCGAGATGAAGGCAGCTGTCCAGAGCCTCCAGGAGACGTTATTTGTCTGAATCCGGCAGACGACTCGTACTTCTTGGTGGACGATGGGTCGGTCGTGATGAAGGCTTTCCGATTGTTTCACCGTATACCttcctttgggtttctggtggaAGAGAAGCCGAGGACTGGCAAACTCAATGCACAGAAATTGAAGGAATTAG GAATTCCGCCTGGTCCCTTATATGGGAAATTGAAAGAAGGCGTTCCGATTACTTTGGAAAACGGGACAATCGTTTCTCCGATGGATGTCTTAGAAAGTCCTTTTCCCGGAAGAAAAATTTGTGTCTTGGGGGATTGTTCGGGTGTGGTTGGGGACGGGGTGACGTCACTTTGCTCTGAAGCCGATATCCTGATTCACGAAGCCACCCTGGATGACAGCCAGATGGAGAAAGCCAAAGAACGTGGCCACAGCACGCCGAAAATGGCCGCCGAGTTTGCTAAGCTGTGCAAAGCCAGGAAATTGGTCCTGTCTCATTTTAGCCAAAGATATAAGCCCGCAAatcagagaggggaaggagatgcAGACGTTACAGAGCTGAAAAAGCAAGCCGAGATGGTTATGAACGGAGAAGAAGTGGTGCTGGCCGAGGATTTCATGACAATTAGTGTCccagttaaaaaaacaaagtaG